A genomic window from Hyalangium minutum includes:
- a CDS encoding GNAT family N-acetyltransferase, with protein sequence MILRNVTDEDLPIFFEHQQDAVALRMAAFPSRERDAFLTHWRTKVLRPENVTRTIVVGGLVAGYIGSWEQDGKRLVAYWIGREHWGKGIATRALSEFLVLKPIRPLHAWVAVHNVGSIRVLEKCGFRTVAQENPQHADRVAEVLMTLGPK encoded by the coding sequence GTGATCCTGCGCAACGTTACAGATGAAGACCTCCCGATCTTCTTCGAGCACCAACAGGACGCAGTCGCGCTGCGCATGGCCGCATTCCCGTCGCGGGAACGCGATGCCTTCCTGACCCACTGGCGCACGAAGGTTCTCCGCCCCGAGAACGTGACCCGCACCATCGTCGTTGGCGGCTTGGTCGCTGGGTACATCGGCAGTTGGGAACAGGACGGCAAGCGCCTCGTCGCCTATTGGATAGGTCGCGAGCACTGGGGCAAGGGCATCGCGACACGGGCGCTCTCGGAGTTCCTCGTGCTCAAGCCGATTCGTCCGCTCCATGCGTGGGTCGCTGTCCACAACGTCGGGTCGATCCGCGTCCTCGAGAAGTGTGGCTTCCGCACGGTGGCCCAGGAGAACCCGCAGCACGCGGACAGAGTTGCTGAGGTACTCATGACGCTTGGTCCGAAATAG
- a CDS encoding serine/threonine protein kinase, with protein sequence MSREDAPQFHPALLAPGSLVGPWRVLDWVSRGVNGAVYRVVRIGQEHVPPAALKLALLPDDPRFQRERELLSRCLHPHIPRLLDSGFWLSPSGARYPFVTMEWVDGVPLYDWARMFRPSAAQQLRLLSQAALALQYLHAQDALHRDLKGANLLVRRSDSRLFVTDFGSSIYPDAASLTPQQLPPGTPAYRSPEAWLFIQRHRLSSERYRPGPADDVFALGVTACVLATGKYPDMGDLKKDAQGSWYLEALRLPRALSSARVPAPQREMILQMLAIRPEERISAADLPPALERAADSLGSCSSDASADPSALPGQRSRRFPWISASALGAFLARAVGVSLLLLLGVRDGARPAPDAEPLATCTSPFQGQPTGLGEAAASAEPSAGPPSTSQSVASDTLPEPFEAQAQPDKKGRCPHSRQVILNGACWARTAVSREECDVLQGEMYQGACYVPVFPPGSSKRPNTSGARAPR encoded by the coding sequence ATGTCCCGTGAAGACGCTCCCCAGTTCCACCCGGCCCTCCTTGCTCCTGGCTCCCTCGTAGGCCCCTGGCGTGTGCTCGACTGGGTCAGCCGGGGCGTCAACGGCGCTGTCTACCGTGTCGTCCGCATCGGCCAGGAGCATGTGCCTCCCGCTGCCCTCAAGCTCGCACTCCTTCCGGACGATCCTCGCTTCCAGCGCGAGCGCGAGCTGCTCTCCCGCTGCCTCCATCCCCACATTCCTCGCCTCCTGGACTCCGGCTTCTGGCTCAGCCCCAGCGGCGCTCGGTATCCCTTCGTCACCATGGAGTGGGTGGACGGCGTGCCCCTCTATGACTGGGCTCGCATGTTCCGCCCCTCGGCCGCACAGCAGCTGCGGCTGCTCTCCCAGGCGGCCCTCGCCCTCCAGTACCTCCACGCCCAGGATGCACTCCACCGCGACTTGAAGGGCGCCAACCTTCTCGTGCGCCGCTCCGACAGCCGCTTGTTCGTCACCGACTTCGGCTCCAGCATCTACCCGGACGCAGCCTCGCTCACTCCACAGCAGTTGCCTCCGGGCACTCCCGCCTACCGCTCCCCCGAGGCCTGGCTCTTCATCCAGCGCCACCGCCTCTCCTCAGAGCGCTATCGCCCCGGCCCCGCCGATGACGTGTTCGCCCTGGGCGTCACCGCCTGCGTGCTCGCCACCGGCAAGTACCCGGACATGGGAGACCTCAAGAAGGATGCCCAGGGCTCCTGGTACCTGGAGGCGCTGCGGCTGCCGCGCGCCTTGTCCTCGGCCCGGGTGCCTGCGCCGCAGCGCGAGATGATTCTGCAGATGCTCGCCATTCGCCCCGAGGAGCGCATCAGCGCCGCGGATCTGCCCCCCGCGCTGGAGCGCGCCGCCGATTCGCTTGGCTCGTGCTCCTCGGACGCCTCCGCCGACCCGTCCGCCCTGCCTGGGCAACGCTCGCGCCGCTTCCCCTGGATCAGCGCCTCCGCCTTGGGTGCGTTCCTCGCTCGGGCGGTGGGAGTGTCCCTGTTGCTCCTGCTGGGCGTTCGCGATGGCGCTCGGCCTGCTCCAGACGCCGAGCCCCTCGCCACGTGCACGAGCCCGTTCCAGGGACAGCCCACGGGTCTGGGCGAAGCGGCGGCTTCGGCCGAGCCCTCCGCTGGACCTCCGTCCACCTCCCAGTCCGTGGCCTCGGACACGCTGCCCGAGCCCTTCGAGGCCCAGGCCCAGCCTGACAAGAAGGGGCGGTGTCCCCATTCCCGGCAGGTCATCCTCAACGGGGCCTGCTGGGCGCGCACGGCTGTCAGCCGCGAGGAGTGTGATGTGCTCCAGGGAGAGATGTATCAGGGGGCCTGCTACGTGCCGGTCTTCCCACCCGGTTCCTCCAAGCGGCCCAACACCTCCGGCGCGCGAGCTCCCCGCTGA